The DNA window GCCGAAATCTCTTCCATGCGGATCGAGATGTTCTTGCGAAGCTCGCGCTGCAAGCGTTCGCGAAGGTGGCGCGACGTGACGAACTTGCCTTCGGTACCGGCGAACGGCGAATCGTTGACGACGAAGTTCATCGCGATCGTCGGCTCGTCGACGTTGATGATCGGCAGCGGATCCGGATGCTCAGGGTCGGTGATCGTTTCGCCGATATGCACGTCTTCCAACCCGGCAAGCTGCACGATCTCGCCTGCTCCGGCTTCTTCGATCTCGACGCGCTTCAAGCCCTCGAATGCATAGAGCTTTGTAATTTTCGCCTTCTCGATCGAGCTATCGTGTTTGATGCGAGTGATCCAATCGCCCGGATGCACCTTCCCGCGGAAGATGCGGCCTACAGCGAGGCGGCCGAGGTAATCGGACCAATCGACATTCGCGACAAGCATCTGATACGGTGCGTCGAGCTCGCCCGGCGGCGGCGGGACGTTCGTGATGATCGATTCGAACAGCGGAGCCAGATCCTTCGGCTCGTCTTCGAGCTTGTTGATCGCAAGGCCCTGCTTGCCGATGGCGTAGATCACCGGAAAATCGAGTTGCTCGTACGATGCGCCGAGCGACATGAAGAGCTCGTAGATCTCGTCCAACACTTCGGCCGGACGTGCGTCCTTGCGGTCGATCTTGTTGATGACGACGATCGGCTTCAGGTGCAACCCGAGGCTCTTCTTGAGCACAAACTTTGTCTGCGGCAGGCAGCCTTCGGCAGCATCGACCAAGAGCACGACGCCGTCAACCATCTTGAGGATACGCTCGACCTCACCGCCGAAGTCGGCGTGGCCTGGGGTATCGACGATGTTGATCTTGCGGCCATTCCAGTGGACGCTCGTGTTCTTTGCGAGGATCGTAATTCCCTTCTCGCGTTCGAGGTCGTTGGAGTCCATGACGCGCTCGACCAAGTGCTCGTTCGAGCGGAACGTGCCGCTCTGGCGAAGCATTTGGTCAACAAGGGTCGTTTTGCCATGATCGACGTGAGCGATAATGGCGACGTTTCGGATGTCGTCTCTGCGATGTTCGGTATGCTGTTCTGCCATAGTAGTCGCCGCGTCTAACGAGGGGGTGGTGGCATTGGTTCACCTATGAAATGGGCACCTGATTTATGTCCCGTAAATCCATTGTTTTTCATCCGATTCCACCTACCCCCCTCTCAAACTGAATTGCATAAAAAAGGTGGCTTTGGCAGGCGTGGGGTTTGGGTCTGATTTCTCATGTGATTCGGAGATTTCGTCGGTCCATAAATACATAACGATATGACCTTTGGGGCAATAGACTAAGTCCTTATTTTTGAGCTTCAATCTTGCGGGCATCTGGGGAGGGGTAAGGGGTTGCGCATTGTAGAGACGCGCACATGCGCGTCTCCCGCTTTTGGTGTGTTGCTGCTTCTGGAGGGTTGGATCGCCTCTCTCAAAGATCACAAATCCAAACGATTCCACGAAGCCGCCCGATGATGACATATCGCAAATCGGACAACGGCGTGCATAATCCTCAACATCCATCCGAGGCGGTACACTGTATTATCTGCTAAGACAATACAAGACTACAATGCCGATTCGCAAGTTTCTTACGATCTCGTTAGTTGCGCTTTCACTGGCAGCCTGCAAGAAGGCCGATACTGCACTCGTCATTCCGAACCTCATGCCGCGCGGAGGCGATTCGACCTCTGCCGAGTTTGTCAATGCACAATCGGAGGTTGCAACCCTTCGCAGCGACCTGACGCTGCACCCCGATAAGCTCGACGACTATACGAAGCTTGCGATGATCTTTCTGCAAGAAGCGCGCGTGAGCGGCCGCCACCACGAGTATTTCCCCGTCGCGTCGCGGTTGCTCGACGAAACCTTGCGGCGCGACTCGCTGAACTTCGAGGGGCTTGTTCTTCGTGCCGGTATGCAAATGACAATGCATCGGTTCGCCGAAGCGAAACAAACGATCGTCAAAGCGATCAAGGTGAATCCGCATAACTCCGGCGCCTATGGCATCCTCGCCGATGCAAATACCGAACTCGGACTGTATGACGAAGCCGTGAAGGCGGTTGATACAATGATAAGCACACGGCCCGACCTGCGTTCGTATGCACGGGCATCGTATCAGCGCGAATTGCGTGGCGACCTTAACGGCGCACTCGCTGCGATGCGTCTGGCTGTCGATGCCGGTGCCTATGGACAAGAGAGTCGCGAATGGTCCGTTTATCAATATGCCAATCTCTTCTTAAACGAAGGCAAACTCGATACTGCCCAATTTCTCTATAATGGTATCCTCGAAGAACGGCCGAACTATGGGTTCGCACTTTCGGGCTTGGCAATGGTCGCTGTAGCGAAGCACGATTATCCGACAGCAATTGAACACCTTGTGAAGGCCACACAAGTTCTGCCGGAACACATATTCCTCGAGCAACTCTCCGACCTCTACGTCGCAATGGGCGACCGAGAGGATGCCAAACAGCTTGAAGAAAAGGTCATCGCCGCATTCGCCGTACACGAGGCAGATGGTTGGAATGTCGCCCGCGAATATGCACTCTACTGCGCGAATCACGGTATTCATCTTGACGAAGCGCTCACTCGTGCCGAAGCCGATTACCGCACCCGTCCGCATAATATCGATGCCCTCGATACATACGCTTGGTGTCTGCTCAAGAACGGCCGTGCAGCCGATGCTGCCCCGCTCGCCAATGAAGCCCTACGAATGAGCCCGCTCAACCCGACGATCTGGTATCATGCCGCCGTGATTGCCCATTCTACCGGTGACACTGTCGTAGCCTCGGCCCGATATGCCCGTTGTGGATATTTGCCGTGCATCTATACCTCCACTTCATTGGCCATACGTTAATATGCTCGTCTGGACGAAACTTGCATTCGTCGTGCTGCTGCGATTGCACAGCATCCACATTAGCTACGCGAAGGCGGAAGTGAGCGAGTCGCAAGTACATTTCAAAGTGTCGTACTATAAAGACGATTTTCGTCAGTCGCTCGACGCATGGTATTCGGGCAAGAGTACATCGCTCGAAGGTGACGCATTACGTAATGCCGAAGTCGCGTATTTTACAAACTTTCTGAGGATGTGGTCAGGGCCGGAGTTCACCCACCAACTCACTCTTTCGACATGCCACGTCACCGACGACGGCTCTTCGGTCCTATTCGACGCTACATTTGCCAGCGATACACCGATCGCGATGCTGACGATCGATCACCGTGCGATCTGTAAGGAATATCCTGACCAAATGAATATTTTTACGATCAGGATCTTCGGCGCCGAGCACAATGTCATTGCCAACGCCTCGAAGCCGACCACTACACTCACGCGCTAACCACGATGGACCTCTTCCCTACATTCTTTCGCATCGGTTTCGAGCACATCGTGACCGGCTACGATCATCTGCTGTTTTTGCTCGGACTGATACTCGTCACGAAAGACTGGCGTTCGCTCCTTTCCGTTGCAAGTGCATTCACCGTTGCGCATTCGACGACGCTTATCCTCTCCGCACTCGGCATCCTGAGTCTGCCACCGGTCGTGACGGAATCACTCATCGCGCTATCGATCGTCTATGTTGCCATTGAAAATGTCGTCCGCGAAAACCCGTCGAGCAGCAGATGGATCGTCGCCGGTTCATTCGGGCTCATTCACGGCGCCGGATTCTCAGGGCATCTCACCGAGATACTTAAAGGCATGCTCGAAATGGGAAATATCTGGTGGCCGCTTGCCGGCTTTAACGTCGGCATCGAGGTTGGGCAGATCCTCGTGATCGCTGTTGTGTTGCCGATCATGTGGCTCGTGCGCAAATACGGTGTCGAACGTAAGATCGTTCAGGAAGTATCACGAGTGATCGCCTCGGTGGGGGGCGTCTTACTGTTGCTTCGTATCTTCGGCCTGAACCCATAGGCGATCGGCAACAGCTCTGACGCTATTGGGGTATCGTCATTCTGAGCGAAGCGAAGAATCCCTTGAGGTAACTCTGTGAGGCTCCGCCATAGGGATTCTTCGCTTCGCTCAGAATGACAGCTCCTTACACCGTTTCAGACAGAGCCACGACCCGCTATTCCGAGGGCGAACCTTTTAGATGTGCCTCAGTTTCTTATTGAGTATTGTGTGATTCCTACTCGTATGAAACCGATCGCTCTCTTCATTACCCTTTGTATTGCATCGAATATATTCGCCAGCGGCTCGCCGCAGATCGTCAAACGCGACAACGGCACCTTCGGCGGCAATCAATCGACCAAGCTCGGCAAGGACATCACCGGTTGGGAAGAAACAGCAATCCTGCAACCGAAAGGACCCTGTACCCTCGACGAGATCGACGTGTATCTCGATGGCACAATACCCGGTCAGGTAGTGGTATGGGTGATGGCCGATCCTTCGGAAGGCTCGATCCCCCCGACCGGCTGGGTGCGAAGCTACGCTGCCCTCTGTGGCCCGATCACTGTCGATTACGATGGCAACCCCGGCTGGGTGCCAATCGACGTCAAAGATAGCGGTCTTCGTTCCGATGGCTTCGACCGACTCTGTATTCAGCATACCGTCACCTCCGCAAACGGACCGTACTTCGCACTCGATAAAAGTCCGTCCACCAACAGCTCGTTCCTGATGAATCCGAACGAGCCGCTCTTTCAAGGTCTTACCATCCCGGGGAAATATTATCTCGCAAACGCGAACTTCATGGTGCGGATGTTGGTGCGATACGAATTCCCCGCCGGAAATACGTCGGCTCTGCCACCGGCCGCTACGTTCGGTGATCATGCAAAAGATGTCGGGCTCGTGGTCAACGGCAAACAGTTCGCTTCGGCGCGCGCCAGTGTTGCCGACTGGAACGGTGACGGTTGGGACGATATTGTCACCGGAGGAAAGTTCTTTCAAAACAATGGCGATGGAACGTTCAAAAATGTGACGGCAACGATTGGGATCGACTCAGCGGGTGGCGGTTATGTCTGGGGTGATTTCAATGGTGACGGCTTCATCGATTGCTATAGTGTCAATGGCGGAGCTGGCGATAAGATTTTCGCTGGGCAAAGTGACGGCACATTCAAAGATGTCACGGCGTCGACAAAGATTTCGAACCCATATCCCACCATCACACCGATGTGGTTCGATTATGACAAAGACGGCAATCTCGATCTATATATTTCCAACGGTCGAACCGCCGACACCGCCGGAAACGAGACGTACTATCCGGATCAACTGTGGCACAACAACGGCGACGGCACATTCGAAAATCTCACGCAGAAGAACGGAATCAGTGATGCCGAGCAACCCCCATATTACGATTGCTGGGCATCGACTGTTGGCGACTATAACCTCGACGGATACCCGGATATCTTCGTTGCCGATTACCGCCTGCAACCCGACATGCTCTTTCGCAATAACGGAGGCACATCGTTTACCGATGTTGCTGCCGAGACCGGTGCGATCGGTGTTCCGACCGCCGATCCGAACTCCTTTGGACATGGTGCAGGATGCGAGTTTGCAGATTTTAACAATGACGGCCTGCCCGATCTCTTCGTCGGCAACCTCGGACATCCCGATTGGCGAGGCCAATTTTCAAATCCATCACTCCTATTTATTAATCAGGGCGGTGCCGACCACAAGTTCATCGATATGCATAAACAAATGGGCGTGAAGTTCTTCGAGATGAACTTCGGAGTTGTAACGCTCGATGCCGATCTCGATGGGAATCTAGACGCGTTTCACTGTCAATATGCCTATAATGCGACCTCAACGGGAGAACCGTATCGCCGTTCACGCATATATATCAACGACGGTCCGTCGAGAAATTATCATCTCTCGGACAAGACGTGGCATCTCGGCTGCAATATTCACGGCGCTTGGACAGCGGTACGCGGCGACTTCGATCATGATGGCGACATGGATCTCGTTGCGGCAAGTCCGACCGATCTTGTGCGCTACTTCCGAAACGATGTCACACGCAACGGGAAATATCTTTCCATCCGGCTCAAAGGTGATGCATCGCAGCATGTGAATACCGATGCATACGGAACGTCGATGACGATCTATGCAAATGGAAAGAAATGGTATCGTGACCTCATGAGCGGCGGCAGCGGTTCGACCGCTTCACAAAACTCGAATGAGATCAATCTCGGGCTCGGACAGGTGCCGTCCGTCGACAGTGTTGTCATTACGTGGCCGAACGGACGGAAGGCAACGCTCACAACGCTGCAACCGGATCATGGTTATCTGGTGAAGTATCCTGATATCGTGAATGTCACGTTCCAATCCGTACGACAGGAAACGACAAACCAGGCGAGCATTGTGGCTTCGGTTGACGGAGCGAACCTCACAGTACGATATACCGGCAGCGAAGCCATCTCGAACGCACGCATTGAAGTGCGAACACTACTCGGCTCGTTGGTTCGTTCACAACAAGC is part of the Bacteroidota bacterium genome and encodes:
- the typA gene encoding translational GTPase TypA; protein product: MAEQHTEHRRDDIRNVAIIAHVDHGKTTLVDQMLRQSGTFRSNEHLVERVMDSNDLEREKGITILAKNTSVHWNGRKINIVDTPGHADFGGEVERILKMVDGVVLLVDAAEGCLPQTKFVLKKSLGLHLKPIVVINKIDRKDARPAEVLDEIYELFMSLGASYEQLDFPVIYAIGKQGLAINKLEDEPKDLAPLFESIITNVPPPPGELDAPYQMLVANVDWSDYLGRLAVGRIFRGKVHPGDWITRIKHDSSIEKAKITKLYAFEGLKRVEIEEAGAGEIVQLAGLEDVHIGETITDPEHPDPLPIINVDEPTIAMNFVVNDSPFAGTEGKFVTSRHLRERLQRELRKNISIRMEEISADTFKVAARGELQLAILIETMRREGYEFAVSKPEVILQVVDGDTMEPVEQVVIDVPEEYVGGVIEALGIRKGQMVNMATLNGQAHLEYHVPSRGMIGFRGEFLTMTRGTGILNQLFYDYESFKGAIPGRTRGALVSLEDGDTTGYAMENLQERAVFFVAPGTKVYRGMIVGENSREGEMIVNVTKKKHLTNMRASGSDGAIQLDPPRLMSLEQQIEWLDDDDLLEVTPETTRFRKKILDPTERFRQSKKKAQMEEA
- a CDS encoding tetratricopeptide repeat protein, whose protein sequence is MPIRKFLTISLVALSLAACKKADTALVIPNLMPRGGDSTSAEFVNAQSEVATLRSDLTLHPDKLDDYTKLAMIFLQEARVSGRHHEYFPVASRLLDETLRRDSLNFEGLVLRAGMQMTMHRFAEAKQTIVKAIKVNPHNSGAYGILADANTELGLYDEAVKAVDTMISTRPDLRSYARASYQRELRGDLNGALAAMRLAVDAGAYGQESREWSVYQYANLFLNEGKLDTAQFLYNGILEERPNYGFALSGLAMVAVAKHDYPTAIEHLVKATQVLPEHIFLEQLSDLYVAMGDREDAKQLEEKVIAAFAVHEADGWNVAREYALYCANHGIHLDEALTRAEADYRTRPHNIDALDTYAWCLLKNGRAADAAPLANEALRMSPLNPTIWYHAAVIAHSTGDTVVASARYARCGYLPCIYTSTSLAIR
- a CDS encoding HupE/UreJ family protein, with amino-acid sequence MDLFPTFFRIGFEHIVTGYDHLLFLLGLILVTKDWRSLLSVASAFTVAHSTTLILSALGILSLPPVVTESLIALSIVYVAIENVVRENPSSSRWIVAGSFGLIHGAGFSGHLTEILKGMLEMGNIWWPLAGFNVGIEVGQILVIAVVLPIMWLVRKYGVERKIVQEVSRVIASVGGVLLLLRIFGLNP
- a CDS encoding VCBS repeat-containing protein → MKPIALFITLCIASNIFASGSPQIVKRDNGTFGGNQSTKLGKDITGWEETAILQPKGPCTLDEIDVYLDGTIPGQVVVWVMADPSEGSIPPTGWVRSYAALCGPITVDYDGNPGWVPIDVKDSGLRSDGFDRLCIQHTVTSANGPYFALDKSPSTNSSFLMNPNEPLFQGLTIPGKYYLANANFMVRMLVRYEFPAGNTSALPPAATFGDHAKDVGLVVNGKQFASARASVADWNGDGWDDIVTGGKFFQNNGDGTFKNVTATIGIDSAGGGYVWGDFNGDGFIDCYSVNGGAGDKIFAGQSDGTFKDVTASTKISNPYPTITPMWFDYDKDGNLDLYISNGRTADTAGNETYYPDQLWHNNGDGTFENLTQKNGISDAEQPPYYDCWASTVGDYNLDGYPDIFVADYRLQPDMLFRNNGGTSFTDVAAETGAIGVPTADPNSFGHGAGCEFADFNNDGLPDLFVGNLGHPDWRGQFSNPSLLFINQGGADHKFIDMHKQMGVKFFEMNFGVVTLDADLDGNLDAFHCQYAYNATSTGEPYRRSRIYINDGPSRNYHLSDKTWHLGCNIHGAWTAVRGDFDHDGDMDLVAASPTDLVRYFRNDVTRNGKYLSIRLKGDASQHVNTDAYGTSMTIYANGKKWYRDLMSGGSGSTASQNSNEINLGLGQVPSVDSVVITWPNGRKATLTTLQPDHGYLVKYPDIVNVTFQSVRQETTNQASIVASVDGANLTVRYTGSEAISNARIEVRTLLGSLVRSQQAATIGSSEDYRIDIAGLASGTYLVTLSNDSNTHSATIVVTH